The Osmerus eperlanus chromosome 1, fOsmEpe2.1, whole genome shotgun sequence genome includes the window AACCGGgagaagagggcagagagagagggcagccgGGGGCGAGGGGGCGCCAACCGGAGGGGCAAAGGGGCCAGTCGCAACCGACAAGGTGAAAGAAAGGAACAATGAGGGGGAAAAGACAGTTATGTCCTTCTGTTGAATCACAAATCCTGGAGTGGCCATTTTGTTTTGGGCCGTCAACATTAGTCATTGTGAAAGGTGTTAGCCGTCGTGTCTCCACTGTTCGCAGCGCTGACAGAGAACTTGAagtcttctcttcccctcttcccgtTTGTGCAGGGCGGCCGGAGGAGAACGGCGTGGAGGTGGCCCcagtagagagggtggagagctcGGCTGAGCGAGGCCGCAGGGGAAGAGGGCGAGGTGAGTGCATAGGCTGCCCCTTCGGCAGCTCAGGCCCCGTACACGCTCTCTTTGGCCAAGGTCAGTACCATCAATCCTCAGCCGACATCCCTTCAAGTGCTCCCCAACAAAGGTTTTGTCAACTTGCGCTTTGCTTGCGTCTtgccgactgtgtgtgtgtgtgtgtgtgtgtgttataggaTCGGGAGGCcgaggtagaggcagggggcCACCAGTGAGCAGGTTCTCTGCCCAGGGAATGGGGtaggcttcacacacacacacaacttctcacacaccaacacataatTATCCTCTCCTAGCTCTTCCTTGTTTTTGTCGTTGGTCGTCGTTCCTTAACGTCAAACCAGCCCTCCCCCACACCTAATAATACTCTGCTccccccctgtgccccccccccccgcacacacaggaCCTTCAACCCAGCGGACTACACCTCAGAAAGAAGCACGGGGACCACACAGGGAGAAGCGTGGGAGACAGGggccaacaacaacagcacagaTGGGACAGGTGTGGGCGCCACACGGGATACACGCTCTAGTCCAAACTCTGGTTCTGGTCCCTCTCTCAGAGAAGTGGACGACCTTTTAAACCATCAGCATTTTTCCAGGAAACGTACGTCGAGTTCACATCTCCGCCTGACTTTGTCGTCTCTGCTCACCCCCACAGTTGCCTGGAGAAGCACTATGGACGACTGGGCAGCCGAGGACTGGAGCGAGGACGTAAGTGTGAGTATCGAATTGTTGAGTTGCAAAGTGGCGAGACGCGCTGGTACCTGAGATGGCGTTAAACGCGCACCGCACTGTCCTACTTAAAACAAAGTGAGAACGTGGAATTAAAACCTACACCACCTGCCGGTGTGTGTTCATGACCAAccgccccacctccctctctccctcagttctCTGAGACCAAAGTGTTCACCTCCTCCTGTGCGCCTGCTGCTGAGAACCACATCACAACTCGGCAAAGgtaacctccacctccccccataAGCAGTGTAAACGGCCTGTTTTCGTGTTTCCACAGTAGGAAGGGCTTTTAATCGTGATTTCAAATGCGTGGAAAGGTCACCAGGTGAATCGAGTCCCTTTTTCGGTTCTTACTGTTACGATTAGCACTCGCTCAGTGTGTTAAATTCAAGTAGGTCTGCATAAGgatgaatgtgtttttcttaCTGTACATGTCATTAAACTAACCTGTAAGAACTGTGTTGATATAATTACCTGAATAAAGCCCAATTTATTAATGTTAGGCCCCATTAATACATTTGCTGATGTGTATTTGAAGATTCCCAAGTGATGCATCTCTAAATCAGGTCCCCATACACATGACGTTTATCTTTAAAGATGCTGCATATAACAGTTGGGAAGGTAGACACAGCAGGTTGCTGCAAATTGATCCCCTCAGCCAAGCAAATTCATCAATCACTCGGCTATTGTTGTACTTGCGATGCATGTCAAGCTATCCTTTTCACAATTTTTGTAAAAGAATTTCCCCATTTTACATCAGTCTAAATAAAATCCCCATTTTCTTTATCGAGTTGGTTTATCGTATGAAAGCCAGTCGTCCTTCATGAACGTTGTGAATggactgtgtgtctctctctctcctgccagtGTGGACCTGGCTACCCTGCTGCAGAAGCCTGTGGGGgtacgaggagaggaggggggtatcAAAGCCCCCTCGGCCCAGAACTTGGTCTTCACCaactcccaccaccaccacaccccggCCCAAACCCGCAACGGGACGGGCATGAGTACAGGCACCACCAGCTACGCACACGCTGCCCTGGTGAGCCCACCCTCAAACCACGCTGGGGCCTGCTAGTTAGGAGGTTGGGGTGCaatcccacccccatcccccccagtgTTCAGACCCTGTCAGTGGGGCCCCCTATTGCTTGGCCCCCCAGCTGGCATCAAGGAGTGGGGACCAGTATACCAACCTCAGAGTGTATTTGTGCTTTAAGCCAGCCTCACTTCAGGCCCTTCTGACTCAGCAAGACTTATTTACAGGGATAACAGTTCATGTTTTCTTTCTAGAGCCTATATCATTACTACGTATTTCTAACATCTTAATGCtacgtctccccccctcccctctcagtccTCGGTGCTGGGCGCAGGGTTCGGGGACCTGGGCCAGTCCAAGAGGAGTCAGTCCAGTCCTGGCGCCCAAATCCTGGAGCAGCTCAAGGGGCCGGGCCTGgggcccctgccctcctctcaggCCCCTCCACCCAGCACACAGCTGGGCAGCCCCCTGGGGAGGCTGCCTGGGCTGGGGGCTCACGGGGCCCCACCCTCCACGTCCAGCTGGGATATTAAGGGCTCGGAGCCCAGCGCCTCCCAGTTTAGCCGtgagttgtgtgtctgtgtgtgtgtgtgtgtggggggggggggtcattcttGGGTTTCATTTTTGGGGGTTTTAGGAgcgttagctaacgttagcagtGGCTAACTTTGTGAGTTGTGTTGCTATAAGTGATAATGACACTGACCACATGATATCTGCATTGAGTCTGTCCAAACCTTCCGGTACTCAATCTAGCACACATCTAGAAAGGGCATGAGCATGGCGTCATCAATtcaacagacatacacagagatACTCACACTTTGTTCAATATAAGTATTATGACCGATTATCATGAGATTATCATAGTCTCTTCATGTCTGAGACTTTGATAGAAAGGTGAAAGCAGACTACCAATAATCATTTCAAGGACATGACACTGGGTTTTTGTAGGTAAAATGTGCAAACGTGAACCAGTTTTAAAAGCGTGCGTTTGCTTGTGAGTGAGGGTGAACAGTCCGAGTGAATTTGTGGCTGTGTGCAAGTTTTTGTCCACCCTGGCTAAtctctccccccgtccctcCAGGGGAGTTTGCCCTGCAGCCCGAACCCTCCCTGGTGCTGAGCCAGCTGAGACACTccggcccccccctgcccctggccTGCCAGCCGcagccccccacctcctccgccccctcccagcAGACTGCGGCCAGTGCCGAGGTCTCCGCCGCCACCACCTCGCCCGCCCAGGAAGGACCCTTGCTCACGGCCAGCGGCGGCTCCAAGACTGCCCCCAGCGTAGGGCCGGACCCTCAGGGCAGCAACACGCCGCAGCAGCAGCGGGCACAGCTAAAGGTTCAGAAACGAAGGATACCTCCCTCTTCTAAGGTAACGTtctgaaggggggagaggggggggggtggtatcaCACCTTTTTAAGAAGCTTGAGTAGGAGCCTGGGGGGAGATCGATGCACAGTGCGGCAGAAGCCATTAAATTTGGAATTGGAACAGGAGATCTAGCGGAAGTCAATGAGACATGAGGATTTCCAAATACCGCGCTGAAAAATGATCACAGTGACTATGATTATATGGTCAGTCTTGCGTACTAAAGGACAGACATGGAAATAGTATGACGACAATAACAAGAGCTCTCCCACGGTTCTCCCAGATCCCCTCCTCCGCGGTGGAGATGCCCGGCTCGGCTGACGTCCCCGGCCTCAACCTGCAGTTCGGGGCCCTGGACTTTGGCTCGGAGTCGGCGCTGCCGGACTTTGGCTCGGCGGACAACTGCGGTGGTGTGGGGTCCAGGGAGTCCCCCCCTGTCCCGGCACCAGCCCCCCAGAACCAGAGCAGCCTCTATTCCAAACCCCACAGGTGGGTCACCAGCTGGGCAGAACGCTAGCTAACATAAGAGTTGTTTTATCCATGGTTAGATACAGGGTAATGAGCTTGTCATTGGTAATACGTACTTGAACAGTTAAAGAAAACAGAAATATTGGGCATACAGGCAATGTATAATGCTTGCATTCTGTTGAGTCCACCTACCAGGAACCAGGAACAACTTTATATTTTAGCAGTTATGAGCAGAATGGATGTTTAAATGTTGCCAGTTATGAATCCTTGCATGTGAACGAGAATACGGGGGCCTTAGTTTTTGTGCTTCTTCTTCACAGTGAGTCTTTAGTTGGCCCACTCTCTTCCTCGGaacccatctacccctccccGTCGGTGTCAATGCCCAGCCTCGCCCCCTCCTTGCTGGGCACGGCCAGCTCCGTggccccccactcctcctcctcctccaccccctcctcggtcccctcctcctcgcccttcGTCTCAGCGGGGAGCGACTATGACTGTGGCGTGGCTCCTCACTCACGTCTGGCCTTCTCTCAGAGCAAAGAGAACCCAGGACCGGTCATGGTGAGTCCAGAACTTCTCAGAAGGGTTTCAGGAATGTTCCGATGATGTTCCGATGCTGCTAACTGGCTGGCCAAGCTCTGTGGTGTTGCACTGTGTTCAGTCATTCTAACTACTTGTGACATGGTTTTAAGATGGCCGATTGTACATGCTTTGATTCAATAAAACGCTGTAATGATGAAGTTAGTATTTTGGGGATATTAAGAAGGGGGAAGCATTTCATGCTCTTTTTTGTTTCAACAGAATGGTCTGAATGGTGTAAGGAGCACAGCTGCTCTCGACAGTAAGTGTgctataaaatgttttattatccTGCATTTGTCAGTGTATAAGCCAACATTATTAGCTTGCACCTCAGTCAGCTTTGAACAGATGTGTTCTGAAATGCACATGCGATTACAACGTTTCTATCGCCAAGTTGCTTATCTACCTTGTACACAAGTTCATCAAAGGTGGACTTGATACATTTGACAGAGGAGCCTTTAGGTTAGACAGGCTGTTACCTCAGGCTTGACTGCTCCTAATCTACCGTTCCTAAAATAACCCTTTTAGAACACGGCTCCGCGACTTTCACCGTGCGTTCTGTCGCTCTCTCCCTGCCAGCCCCGTCAGTGGCGTCCACACCAAAGTCCGAGTCTCCGGCGTCTCTGAGCCTCAGCACCAGCAgtgccccccccgcccacatgcccccctcccacagcgctgcgctctccaGCCTGGCGACCGACATGACCTCGGCCAGCCTAGCACAACTCAACAGGTAGAACGACCCCCTGATGGGTGGACCTCGGACGCATGTTAAGGGGTGAATGTGATTGTTTTCGaaagtctttttttcttttcttactcctgcctctctgtctccctccactgTAGCCATGTCAGTAGTAGTCATTCCTCAGTCTCAGCTCTCGGATCCAGCTCCCTCACGGTGAGTACTTCcgaacgcacacgcacacacatccgtaACTGACAATTTACCCCAGACTAAccgtctccactcctccccatgCAGTACACCAGTGTGGACAGCAACGTGAGCTCTCTGGCGCCCCTATCAGGCTCCTCCTTCTCGTCAGCTCCGCCTCCCTCAGCCCACCTGGTCAACAGTAGCATCAGCCAGCTGGGTCACATGAGCAGCATGATGAGCGGGGCCGGGGGGGTTCATGCCGCCCTGGGCCTGGGCCCGAACGGAACCAGCTCCAATCTCAACACCCCCAGGACCGCcccgctgctctcctcctccactggtacacacacacacagaatatgcacacatacactcccacccacacacctatacacacagaaTCCTTTAATAGTCTTATTACAGAACTTAATAGTCCTTTTACATGACATTGCAAAAATGGACAGCATTGACAAGTATTAATGGAAGTCCAAGGAGGAAATATGGGTAAAAAAAGCTTTGGTCGAGCACAACAACCTAAGACGAGTTAAATGGCCTGAGAGAAAAactgttcttttttttcctctctgaaCATCTGTAATAATCAACACTATAAAAGGTATTTGGTAGCAAATCCTTGGATCAAAATAACCATTAAGAAATTCCTGTGGATATGTTTACTCCATCATGGATACAGAagataagtcgctctggataagagtgctaaatgactatatgtaaatgtaagattacCCATGCTTTTATTTCCTTTGAATTTGTGCTGTGGTAACCCACTCTACACCTGTGTTAGTAAGACATCTTGTTTGTACATCTTTCCAAGGTCCTTTTTAGCCAGTCCATGGTGTGTGACACTAAACATACAAATGTAGATTGTGGCTGTGTACAATCAATTAAGATTCTGTcttgggggagtcaggtggctgagcggttagggagtcgggctagtaatctgaaggttaccggttcgattcccggctctgcaaaatgacgttgtgtccttgggcaaggcacttcaccctacttgcctcagggggaatgtcttgtacttactgtaagtcgctctggataagagcgtctgctaaatgactaaatgtaaatgtcttcgtttccccctcccctcctccccagggaaAGCTCCCCCTAACTTGTCCCAGGGGGTTCCCCCGCTGCTGCCCAACCAGTACATCATGGGTCCAGGAGGGCTGCTGCCAGCCTACCCAgtaagtctccctccctcccttgtatCACACATTACAGCAAGAGTCTTTGTGTGAGCGCACACGTGATGTCCATAAGGTTGGACTAGAGGGATGAAAAGTCCGACTGCCCCTGATCGGACTCGTCTGTCTGcgactacgtgtgtgtgtgacactcatTGTCCTGTCCCCTCACAGCAGATCTACGGATATGAGGACCTCCACATGTTACAGTCCAGACTGCCAATGGTGAGTAGGACTGTTTACCGCAGAGGTTTACCGCACGCAGACTGTCACAAGTCCGCACCCCGGCCTCTCGACCCCATTCAGGGTACAGTTTAAGTAGCCAGAGGAAGTCTTCACGTCAGTCATTCGAGTGGAGAGACATTCAGGAGCCAGAGAGCTAGCCCTCGTCTCTGACCgccccttcccctcttctcctcagcCCTCTTTGCAGGATTACTATGGAATCACATTCCCTGGCCCCACAGCTCTCTCTGGTAGAGATGGAAGCCTTGCCAATAACCCTTACTCGGGTAAGTTacttaaccccccaccccccttccctgaAACCCCTCCTAGGACATGTCTCTGGCCTATCTTTGCTTTAAATTGCCTTTCTCATAGGGTGAAAGGTGATATTGGGTTTTTGTATTCCTTGTAATCTTGTTAGGCTCAATGACTGTTGTGTTGTTTGTGAAGGAAGATGACTTAAAGTTACGTTTAGGTGATTACATGAAGTTATTAGAGTAGAAGGAAGTATCAATTTAAACAGATTTAGCTTAAATGGTAGTTGGTAGGTGTGGTAGACAGTGTCATTAATTGTCACTTTGTTTATTATAAATTATCACTTTCTATCCCTGTTTTATGAGGAATTAATATTttgtgtttatatatttctactattttatatttaaacaatatatactgtacaattaaacaaatacacaccctTGTGGATAACCTTTGTATTTGTCTTTTACTATAGTATTTTTTCCCCTCTTATCCCAACGCGATTCAGGTGAAGTCACAAAGTTTGGCCGCGGTGACtccacctccccagccccccccaccagcctgtccgccccccagcccccccagggcCAGAACCAGGGCCAgagccagccccagcccccccagccccagggccAGCCCCAGGGCCAGCACCACAGCAGCCAGCAGGCCTTCCTGCCTCCGGGCTACAGCTACACGGGCCTGCCCTACTACGCCGGCATGCCCAGCGCCGTGCCCAGCGCAGCCTTCCAGTACGCCCCCACCATGTTCGTGCCCCCGGGCAGCCAGGGCCCGTCGTCTGCCAAGCAGCATGGCATGGGCCTTGGCCTGGGGAACCCGTCGGCCAGCCCCtttcagcagcaacagcagcaacagcaggccAGCAGCTACGGCCAGCACACCTTCAGCTCaggtgacaaacacacactgacacgcataGCCGAGTTGAATTGGTAAAACTCACTCCTCGGTATAAAAACCACCCACCTGCGCCATTGAAGAGCTAGCTTtccggtggtgtagctggttaaagaGGGGGTTTATTAAAGGTGGTGGTCATGTAAGTCAGAGGACCCCAGTTTGAACCCCAGTATGGGCAAGATTGGAAGGAAGTAACTGATGAGTGATGGTacacctgttacacacacacacacacggaactgAGTTCTAtgggttaaactcactccttaGTATAAATACCCCCACTCCAACCTGGCCAACTGTTTTGTAAGAGGTGGTCAGTTGCTTGCCAGTCAGAAGAGTCCAGATTGAATCCTGGTCGGGGCAAGAGACGGAACAAAGGAACAGATACTGACACAAAGACTGACGAGCcacaaagacacgcacacacaacacagtggaGTCCTACTCTGCGTCTGGCTTCCCTTTACAACGAGCTTGGGCTCACACTGCAGCCCTAGAGATGGGAGGCAGTTCACTCTGAGCTACTGCTATCACCTCTGTCATTGTTGTTGAAGTATGTTTCGGGCCAAAATTGAATGCACATAGAAATGAATACATACAAGCATTCAATTGAATGGAAAACAATAAGAAATAAACAATATTATGACCAAAAAGGTGTAGACTGAAGCTTGAGAATGTTATACCTACCTTTTTACGTAACATTCTATCAGGCAACCCTTATAACAACTAGGTTTCACAACTACACTTACTTTTCAACAGGCTAAAACCCTATAACAACTAAATTATAAAGACCTTACTTTGTCCTCGGTTAATGTGTGGCATTCCAACATTCTATGCGAGTCGAGGGATGAGATGGGAAATCAGACTTGTGGAGTTGAACGCTCTCTGCTGTCGTCTCAGGGTACGAGGACCTGACCCAGGGGCCAGCAGGAGGGGACTACAGCAAAGGCTACAGCAACTCCTCCCAGACACAGGCCAAATCTACTGCTACAGGCCCTGGAAAAGGTCAACACATACTTCCTGTTACATTATTACATCAGATTCTCATTGGTCGTTTGGAGGACAGATAGATGCTGACGCACCACGGAAGAAAAATAATATATGAAATGAAAAAGACTGCTGTTATATTGTTGGCTGTCATGAGATATTTGAAATATGGATACAATGATAGATGTTGTGTTGTTGTAATTTGCCAGTATTAGTGAATTTCTTTGTAGAGCTATGTACCAGTGGTGAAATCTATCTGATACATTGTATGATGCTTCCTGTCAAATGAGCAAACATTTGGGGGTAGGGAAGGGCGAGGGGTTTGGTAAATTGACTTTGTGCTAATCTCCCCTTCCTGTAGGTGTCTCTGTGACATCAAGCAACTCTGGAGTGCCAGACATCAGTGGAACTGTTTACAACAAGACCCAGGTGAGGTCTCTTGCTTGCTATGGTCAGGATTCTGTGATTTCATGTACCAACAATGGTCTTTTGATGGGTTTTAGTATGCAAAAACCTAATGTGCTGTGCAGAGAAACCTGTGGCTGTGTCAAGCCTACATGGATCttttgaagcattttcttttacacaacattcccCTCAGAGGCAAATGTTATCCgacctcttctctctgtgtccaggGCCTCTTAGTTATAAGTTTCCACAGTCACACCTATACTGACCCCACACATCTCATTTGCTCAATTATTTTATAAAGCAtcattgttttattgatttatatattttttatcataTGTATCTATGTACATATACCAACCTGTTACTTAATTCTCCATATGTGTTGCTCCCCAGTCCTTTGATAAGCAGGGTTTCCATGCAGGGACCCCCCCACCCTTCAACCTGCCGTCAGCACTGGGGGGCCCGGGGCCCCTCAACCCTGGAGGAGCCCCTGGAGGCTACGCTCCGGCCCCcttcctccacatcctccccgCCCACCAGCAACAACACTCCCAGCTGCTGCACCACCACCTGGCCCAGGacggacaggtacacacactctcacaaagtCCAACATACTGCATGGCCTGCAATCTTCAATCAATTCTTTGGCATCCCTTTTGAAGAGTTTTACTGATGAAATTACTTCTTTTTAGGGCGGACCAAGTCAACGTGGCCAGTCCAGCAGCATGCAGCAGAAGAGCCAGGTCAACAAGTCCAGCTATGGCAGCTCCCCATACTGGGCCAACTGAGACTCTGCTGACACATCCGACTGATCAGACCGTAGAGGGACAAACCATTTTACAGCACCAAGCTATAAACACACTactaccaacccccccccccctcccacttaCTCAATATCTCCCCTTTCAAATTTATGGCTGttgtatgtaaaatatatttatgtatgtatttatacagtatatatatgtattggTAGGACATGAAATGTGGTTTTCTGCAtttgtacattttttattttgaaggaTGTTGTTTTATTTCCAAAAAAGCGATAATTGTGGAATGAGAATGAATAATCATGGAATTAATTATGAAGTCGATGGTAAATATACTTGAACATGAACAAGCATCATGTGACGTGGTCGATTTACTTTTATTTTTACGTATGCATAGATTAAGCCTTTTTAAAAACACTTTTTGTAACTTGGTCTCCCCCATCTGTGAACTTTTTCTATTGAGGGTGACTTGAGTTGATCGCTTGACATTTTCTTTCCGCCCCATTTTCCTCCATTTGTGACTCCCTTTCTAGTTGACTGACGTGACCAGCCATGCCTTGGATTTGATGTCAGTTTTAAATTGGTTTAATCCTCGTTGTCCAATGAAATAAAAGTTCTGAACAGTTATGCATTCAAAATTATTGCCCATGTGAAATTGAACCAGTCCCCCAATTTATTAAGCATATGGAGTTGACATTGAAAGCAGTACTTACAGGTGATACACATCTAAAACAGAACGATTGTGCTCTTTAGTGAACGGTCAACCTGTCACTAATATTTGAAGGCTCAGTTCTCAACTTTTCCCAATTGTGTGACCATGACCTCCATAGTTGGGTTATAAATTGAATACCCAACCCCCATTCCAATTTGCATTGATCAGTTGCTGACATTTTGCAGCAGGTGTCAATTAGAACACAAGGTTATTTATTTGGTTTATTGATGTTGAGAACCTGCTGTAACAGTAATGAGAACAAACGGTACCGACCCATAATGAAAACAAGCAGTCTTCAACAGTTGGTCTATCAGGAGAATCAATTCATTGACATTGCATTAGAAAGAACTGGATAATATTTACATATAGAGCTCAGGGGTTTCAATGAAGGACAAGGCACATACTATATATAGTATAAAACCAGTCAACAAAAGCACTACCAAAACATTCGCATCCCAACTCCTTAAGTTGAGTTTCAGATCCAAAGCATCACatggggggggaaaaaaaataatatatataaactGTACATAACTAAAAATCTGGCTTTTTCCAACGTAGCTGGAACGTCTATTCAGTcgatttcttctttttctttttcttctcggTCACTGGGGTGGTCACCTCAGGCTCCGGTTCCATCGCCTCAGACTTgcgcttcttcttcttcttagcCGGGGTGTTAGAGTCTTCCACCACAGCGGTCTCCTCCGCTTTAACCTCAGCAGCTTCCtgctttattttctttttcttcacaGAAACTTCCTCTCCGTTGGCACCATTCTTCTTAAGAGCAGAAAGGATTATCAGACTACAACATTCCACAAGCTTTTCCCTCCCTATGGAAAACTATAGCAAGTGCAGTCTTGATGTACGACTCACTTCAGTGAACAAGCTCACTGTGTGGAACTGGCCAATGGTTCGGAGTCGGCTTATTATGGCATGTCGTACACTGAGATGGGACCATGTGGAAAGGTCGAATCCCAAATCAAAACATGCGTGGGTTGAAGTTATGAAGCTTAGTGACATACCTCTGCTTCGCCATTGGACTTGATTACTGGGGCGTCTCCATTGTCCTCCAGAAGTTTCTTCTCACGCTTAATgcgtttcttctctttcttttccgcTTTCTTCTTTATCTCAGCCACAACTTCTCCTGCCTAGAGAAGGGACACAAAACTTAGGATTATGGCCATGAGGTAGGCAAGCAAAACGCTGAAGTCCTAAGGCTAGCAAGAGTTGTTAAGGCAAAACCATGCTGAGTcaggctcattaaatcagtttagCCCCCATGTGTTGAGTCGGGGATAAAGTGGTCATCATTCACAGCAGGTTAGAAGCACGAGGCAACACGGGCCGTTTGTGAACTTGGCTCACCTCTTTCACAGCCTCCTTCATCACATCCAGGTTCTTGCGAGGCGCTTCGCCCGTCTCGTAGAAAGACAGACGCTCTTCAACCTGGTCACGCAGCTTCTCGCCGTACACAGTGGTTTGGACCTCTGCAGGAGACGACAACACCAAGTTACTACCTCATCCAGTACGGGAACGATACCAGCCCTCCACTGGGGACCTGTGGCTTTGCTCAGAGTTAAGTCTTATCAACACCAACCCCAAAAGGGCTGAATACTGTTGACGAAAAATATACAAGCATCATAGCAAGTCTAGGTCAAATGAGCAGGGGGCCTGAGAATGGATCCCTGAGGAGCAAGTGGCTAAAGAgtttgtgaccccccccccccccactcactcaCCGGAGAAACAGTCGACACGTGACGCAATGGTGCACTTGTTAGCCAGGTAGCGGGAGATGCGCCCCTTGTTCTTGGCGGCTGCACGGCCGATGAATGTCGAGTGGAAGATGAGGCCGTACTTGGGGGTGTTCCCACGCGTCTTCAGAGCCCTGCATGAGCACGATTAGGATAGAGAGCGTGTTAAGATGCAACGGGACTACTTTTACAAATTATTCGTGGACTAGTTGAAAGAAGCTTGACAAGCTTTTCGACTCATCTTAAACACCATATAACCCAACCCTTGAATGCAATCTACCCTGGTTATGGGAATCTACCTCAGTGCCTTGGGTGGCTGCTCAGACTATAGGGGGGGGCAGGCTTGAGTTTGAGGGATCACTCTGGAACAAGGGGGGGTGTCAACATGTGAatgccctcacccctccaccagtCACCCCAATTGGCTCCACCCCAGCCCTGCCATCACCGCAGCCACCAATtccccagcagggagggggcgcCCCAGTACCTGAAGAGGGCCTTCTCTGCCCCCAGGATCTGTACGGTGGAGGCCGGGTACTTGGCCAGATTGGTCAGACTGCCGGCATGGGAGATCAGACGGGCTCCCacctggagggatgggggtaggCAAACCACAGGATAGTGGTTTGATATAGATTTCAAGTGCATCACATTACATTTGTAGCTTTGACTTAACATCCATTTTCAACCCAGATTCCAACCATGCCTGATTGTTACCCAGCCTCAGGTCATGGAAACCTGTTTACTACTGGAGTTAAGAGGGGGACCATCAGTACACATGGAGTCTCAACACAAATGTTCAGGGGATTGACAGATTTGGTAGAACATCATTGGTCCTGTTCTTTAGGCCTAAGATTATTCAAGCTCCCCTGTAGGGGTCTGATACTGCGAACAGTTACGTACCACGTCCCCTATGAGGGTGGCTAGGTTGGGGGCCACCTGGCTCATCTTGGAGCGCAGGTATTCC containing:
- the ubap2a gene encoding ubiquitin-associated protein 2a isoform X9, producing MMTSLGGDKARGPRDKALPASTHITQPQKQLQATAEQIRLAQMIYDKNDADFEGKVNQLMEVTGKNQDECMVALHDCNEDVNRAINFLLESTSDTTSWETVGKKKPLVKDGPSEGKENKENREKRAEREGSRGRGGANRRGKGASRNRQGRPEENGVEVAPVERVESSAERGRRGRGRGSGGRGRGRGPPVSRFSAQGMGTFNPADYTSERSTGTTQGEAWETGANNNSTDGTVAWRSTMDDWAAEDWSEDVSFSETKVFTSSCAPAAENHITTRQSVDLATLLQKPVGVRGEEGGIKAPSAQNLVFTNSHHHHTPAQTRNGTGMSTGTTSYAHAALSSVLGAGFGDLGQSKRSQSSPGAQILEQLKGPGLGPLPSSQAPPPSTQLGSPLGRLPGLGAHGAPPSTSSWDIKGSEPSASQFSREFALQPEPSLVLSQLRHSGPPLPLACQPQPPTSSAPSQQTAASAEVSAATTSPAQEGPLLTASGGSKTAPSVGPDPQGSNTPQQQRAQLKVQKRRIPPSSKIPSSAVEMPGSADVPGLNLQFGALDFGSESALPDFGSADNCGGVGSRESPPVPAPAPQNQSSLYSKPHSESLVGPLSSSEPIYPSPSVSMPSLAPSLLGTASSVAPHSSSSSTPSSVPSSSPFVSAGSDYDCGVAPHSRLAFSQSKENPGPVMNGLNGVRSTAALDTPSVASTPKSESPASLSLSTSSAPPAHMPPSHSAALSSLATDMTSASLAQLNSHVSSSHSSVSALGSSSLTYTSVDSNVSSLAPLSGSSFSSAPPPSAHLVNSSISQLGHMSSMMSGAGGVHAALGLGPNGTSSNLNTPRTAPLLSSSTGKAPPNLSQGVPPLLPNQYIMGPGGLLPAYPQIYGYEDLHMLQSRLPMPSLQDYYGITFPGPTALSGRDGSLANNPYSVFFPLLSQRDSGEVTKFGRGDSTSPAPPTSLSAPQPPQGQNQGQSQPQPPQPQGQPQGQHHSSQQAFLPPGYSYTGLPYYAGMPSAVPSAAFQYAPTMFVPPGSQGPSSAKQHGMGLGLGNPSASPFQQQQQQQQASSYGQHTFSSGYEDLTQGPAGGDYSKGYSNSSQTQAKSTATGPGKGVSVTSSNSGVPDISGTVYNKTQSFDKQGFHAGTPPPFNLPSALGGPGPLNPGGAPGGYAPAPFLHILPAHQQQHSQLLHHHLAQDGQGGPSQRGQSSSMQQKSQVNKSSYGSSPYWAN